A DNA window from Citrobacter tructae contains the following coding sequences:
- the torS gene encoding TMAO reductase system sensor histidine kinase/response regulator TorS: MNLSLTKRLWIGFALMATLTLISTLVGWYNLRFVSQVEQANTQALIPTMDMARQLSEASAWELFSAQNLTTADNENMWLAQGRMLTAQSLKITALLKTLREQSFDTSTIEQQEKEIAQSLSHQGEMVGERLKLRDQQQQLSQHIIEATADVAEMARGQASNAATSAGATQASIYDLIEGHQGQAAEHALDRLIDIDLEYYNQMNELRLSALRVQQMVMNLGNNQAQNNLAALETQLNAAVRVLHRRQIRIEDPVVRAQVANSVNTIGRYVELLALYRQDNDITTRLQILSQNNIEQFTRFSSEVSRLVELIGQRNQTGLAHLKQASQRGQNLLLLLGGVSLCLLILILWRVVYRSVTRPLAQQTQALQRLLEGDIDSPFPETAGVRELDTIGRLMDAFRSSVHALNSHREHLAAQVKSRTAELRSLVSEHRQARAEAEKANQAKSAFLAAMSHEIRTPLYGILGTAQLLSDNPALAQHRENLRAITDSGESLLTILNDILDYSAIEAGGKNVAIGDEPFAPKPLLESTLRLMIGRVAGRPVTLVADYADDVPATLRGDPRRIRQIITNLLNNALRFTDQGRIILRSRCANGEWYIEVEDTGCGIDPDRQSDIFQPFVQVSGKRGGTGLGLTISASLAQAMQGELSVTSTPGVGSCFRLRLPLRAAAMPVAKSVPRAISLQGLRLLLIEDNPLTQRISTEMLTLNGAQVSTADSAAAALTLLQQDAHYDAALVDFNLPDIDGITLAQQLTLEYPTLNLIGFSAHVIDETLSQRTSNLFLGIIQKPVPRDELSRLITHYLHGSNTLPAELEDDNERLDTQQLTDDIHVMGSQKVHEWLALFKQHALPLLDEIDVARAESDDEKIKHLAHQLKSSCASIGMRSASKMCAELEQQPLTDFPLREEIQQSLNVVEDWLRK; encoded by the coding sequence GTGAATTTATCTCTGACCAAACGACTGTGGATAGGCTTCGCACTGATGGCGACGCTGACCCTCATTAGTACGCTGGTAGGCTGGTATAACCTGCGTTTTGTCAGCCAGGTTGAGCAAGCCAATACCCAGGCGCTTATTCCGACAATGGACATGGCACGCCAGCTCAGCGAGGCCAGTGCCTGGGAACTGTTTTCCGCACAGAACCTGACCACCGCAGATAATGAAAATATGTGGCTGGCTCAGGGGCGGATGTTAACCGCCCAGAGCCTGAAAATAACCGCATTGCTGAAAACCCTTCGCGAGCAGAGCTTTGACACCTCAACCATTGAGCAGCAGGAGAAAGAGATCGCCCAGTCGTTAAGCCATCAGGGGGAGATGGTTGGTGAACGGCTGAAACTACGCGATCAACAGCAACAACTCAGCCAGCATATTATTGAGGCGACCGCAGACGTTGCCGAAATGGCACGCGGCCAGGCCAGTAATGCCGCCACGTCGGCAGGCGCTACGCAGGCCAGCATTTATGATTTAATTGAGGGCCATCAGGGGCAAGCGGCTGAACACGCTCTCGACAGACTTATCGATATCGATCTGGAATATTACAACCAGATGAACGAACTACGCCTGAGCGCGCTACGCGTGCAGCAAATGGTCATGAATCTAGGCAATAATCAGGCGCAGAATAATCTGGCGGCGCTGGAAACCCAGCTCAATGCCGCCGTCAGAGTGCTACATCGTCGACAAATACGTATTGAAGATCCGGTGGTACGCGCTCAGGTAGCCAATAGCGTGAATACGATTGGCCGTTATGTCGAGCTGCTGGCCCTGTATCGTCAGGATAACGACATCACTACCCGACTACAGATCTTGTCGCAGAATAATATCGAGCAATTTACCCGCTTTAGTAGTGAAGTTAGTCGGTTGGTTGAACTCATCGGGCAACGCAATCAGACCGGTCTGGCACACCTCAAGCAGGCCAGCCAGCGGGGACAAAACCTGCTGTTGCTGTTGGGCGGCGTGTCACTGTGCTTGCTGATTCTCATTCTTTGGCGCGTGGTTTACCGCTCAGTGACGCGCCCGCTGGCACAGCAGACGCAGGCGTTACAGCGTCTGCTTGAAGGTGACATTGACTCTCCATTTCCGGAAACCGCAGGCGTTCGCGAACTGGACACCATTGGGCGTTTGATGGATGCCTTTCGTAGTAGCGTTCATGCGCTCAATAGTCATCGCGAACATCTGGCCGCGCAGGTTAAATCCCGCACGGCAGAACTTCGTTCTCTGGTGTCTGAACACCGACAGGCGCGTGCGGAGGCCGAAAAAGCCAACCAGGCAAAATCGGCGTTTCTTGCTGCCATGAGCCATGAAATACGCACCCCGCTGTATGGGATCCTCGGTACGGCGCAGTTGCTCTCAGATAATCCTGCTCTGGCGCAGCATCGGGAGAATTTACGCGCCATCACTGACTCAGGCGAGTCTCTGTTAACCATTCTCAACGATATCCTGGATTATTCCGCCATCGAAGCAGGCGGAAAAAATGTGGCGATCGGCGATGAGCCTTTTGCACCTAAACCGCTATTAGAAAGTACGCTCCGGCTAATGATCGGTCGCGTTGCGGGTCGCCCCGTCACACTGGTTGCAGATTATGCCGACGATGTCCCCGCGACCCTACGCGGCGATCCGCGTCGCATTCGCCAAATCATTACCAACTTATTAAACAACGCACTACGTTTTACCGACCAGGGGCGCATCATCCTACGCAGCCGATGTGCAAATGGAGAGTGGTATATCGAGGTGGAAGACACAGGGTGCGGAATTGATCCTGACCGTCAGAGCGATATTTTTCAGCCGTTTGTTCAGGTAAGCGGTAAACGTGGGGGAACCGGGCTTGGATTAACCATCAGCGCCAGCCTCGCGCAGGCGATGCAAGGGGAACTGAGCGTTACCAGCACTCCGGGGGTCGGGAGTTGCTTTCGTTTGCGTCTGCCATTACGGGCTGCCGCGATGCCGGTAGCAAAATCCGTTCCACGTGCCATATCGTTACAGGGGTTACGCTTACTGCTTATCGAGGATAATCCCCTCACGCAGCGCATCAGCACAGAAATGCTCACCCTCAATGGCGCACAGGTTAGTACTGCAGACAGTGCTGCTGCGGCGCTAACCCTACTACAGCAGGACGCCCACTATGATGCCGCCCTGGTTGATTTCAACCTGCCTGATATCGACGGTATCACGCTGGCGCAGCAGTTAACCCTTGAGTATCCAACGCTTAACCTGATCGGCTTTAGCGCACACGTCATTGACGAAACGCTAAGCCAAAGAACCAGCAACCTGTTTCTCGGCATTATTCAAAAACCGGTTCCCCGGGATGAACTCAGCCGACTGATTACGCATTATCTTCACGGTAGCAATACCCTTCCCGCTGAATTAGAAGATGACAACGAACGGTTAGATACCCAGCAATTAACTGATGATATCCACGTAATGGGATCGCAAAAGGTACATGAATGGTTAGCACTCTTTAAACAACATGCGCTGCCTTTATTAGATGAAATTGATGTTGCGCGCGCTGAAAGTGATGACGAGAAAATTAAACACCTGGCGCATCAGCTAAAAAGCAGTTGCGCCAGCATTGGGATGCGTTCAGCCAGTAAGATGTGCGCGGAGCTTGAACAGCAGCCGTTAACTGATTTTCCACTCAGAGAGGAGATACAACAAAGCCTTAATGTAGTAGAAGACTGGCTGAGAAAATAA
- the fimW gene encoding fimbria biosynthesis transcriptional regulator FimW gives MLSIAIKEENSHFEHGLKIIITRLANQWHQKICFLPADDIDRADIAFLSLDEDWFSAGCYEIPIHTRHQHRVIICNKCDKDKLMFRPCLYMLPLIYREDDVEEISKKMVLILQKRALRSSVPATICHYCTTRNFSIAERQFLMFLASGYTVAETAHLLALSEVQAKATRRSIMKKLHVKNEQQFLKYIRVNLSFLQS, from the coding sequence ATGTTAAGTATCGCCATCAAAGAAGAAAATAGTCACTTCGAACATGGACTGAAAATCATTATTACTCGCCTGGCAAATCAGTGGCATCAGAAGATTTGCTTCTTGCCTGCCGACGATATTGACCGTGCAGACATCGCCTTTTTATCGTTAGATGAAGATTGGTTTAGCGCAGGCTGTTACGAAATTCCTATCCACACCAGGCACCAGCATCGGGTTATTATTTGCAACAAATGCGATAAAGACAAACTGATGTTCAGACCCTGCCTGTACATGTTACCGCTTATTTATCGCGAAGATGATGTCGAAGAGATCAGCAAAAAAATGGTGCTCATTTTGCAAAAACGCGCACTCCGTTCCAGCGTCCCCGCCACCATCTGTCACTATTGCACCACCCGCAACTTTTCCATTGCAGAGCGCCAGTTTTTAATGTTTCTCGCTAGCGGATATACCGTCGCCGAAACGGCGCATCTTCTTGCGCTCAGTGAGGTCCAGGCGAAGGCGACTCGTCGCAGCATTATGAAAAAACTGCATGTGAAAAACGAGCAGCAATTCTTAAAATACATCAGGGTTAACCTGAGTTTTCTACAAAGTTAA
- a CDS encoding EAL domain-containing protein, translating to MTPSLLLWNDKYEHAPPSIENDARILPFSLKLEPIVDLSTSHRYGFEVLTHLPREINSEKYFRQLSLPQQQGLFYQQMTNVTCFRSAYVYSLNLPMKAFLDWRSFHWAGMVFPPNLAIEIQDAVTFLSLNTAQRAVVYKTIQQIEALGIPIWMDDANEELLTAFIDANWQLSGIKLDKNTFWTLSKKPGRLQQTIQRGQAIANRMIVEGIETHKHKEIALQAGAEFGQGYLWPAIYPGQ from the coding sequence GTGACACCGAGCCTGTTATTATGGAATGATAAATATGAACATGCACCGCCCTCAATAGAAAATGATGCCCGTATTCTCCCCTTCTCGCTTAAACTGGAACCCATTGTTGATTTGTCGACTTCACACCGATATGGCTTTGAAGTCCTGACCCATCTTCCCCGAGAAATTAACAGCGAAAAATATTTTCGCCAGCTTTCTTTACCACAACAACAGGGCCTGTTTTATCAGCAGATGACCAACGTCACGTGTTTTCGTTCAGCCTATGTTTATTCCCTGAATTTACCGATGAAGGCCTTCCTGGACTGGAGATCTTTTCATTGGGCCGGGATGGTTTTCCCACCTAACCTCGCCATAGAAATACAGGATGCCGTTACTTTCCTTTCGCTCAACACTGCTCAACGCGCTGTGGTGTATAAGACTATTCAACAAATTGAAGCGTTGGGCATCCCCATCTGGATGGATGATGCTAATGAAGAATTACTTACCGCATTCATTGATGCTAATTGGCAGTTGTCAGGTATTAAGCTAGATAAAAATACCTTTTGGACACTGAGTAAAAAACCAGGCAGGCTCCAGCAGACCATTCAGAGGGGACAGGCAATCGCGAATCGGATGATTGTAGAAGGGATTGAAACCCACAAGCACAAGGAAATTGCCCTGCAGGCCGGCGCAGAATTTGGCCAGGGATATTTATGGCCTGCCATTTATCCGGGTCAGTGA
- the fimY gene encoding fimbria biosynthesis regulator FimY: MRSALRRERHRRLRNTHCTHQYHHCAPQVFDRLEYLTQKLNYSLPGDTISQAIITTDYYLAYTLNRYLFSGTRTAVFQNFESALASLQDPECRQLVVDMDGLQLSYFETLEWLRLLVKQRNDIQIFLLLSRNDEALSKFIAMTGPFYVLPRRQQLAGIRDALLSPNLNNIHSERLSQADWEMVSLLLHGESLKKIAHSQNLPYHRIIYRLNQLITHLGLPHRQRFLHLIHRLNVTSPHLI, encoded by the coding sequence ATGCGCAGCGCACTACGCCGGGAACGACATCGCCGTTTACGCAATACCCACTGTACCCATCAATATCATCACTGTGCGCCACAGGTATTTGACCGACTTGAGTATCTGACACAAAAACTCAATTACTCTCTACCCGGGGATACTATATCGCAGGCGATTATCACCACCGATTACTACCTTGCCTACACGCTAAACCGCTATTTATTTTCAGGGACCCGCACGGCCGTATTCCAGAATTTTGAGTCCGCACTCGCCAGCCTGCAAGACCCTGAATGCCGTCAGTTAGTAGTTGATATGGACGGGTTACAATTATCTTATTTCGAGACGCTCGAATGGTTGCGCCTGCTGGTTAAACAGCGCAATGATATACAGATTTTTTTATTGCTTAGCCGTAATGATGAGGCCCTGAGTAAATTTATTGCCATGACCGGCCCCTTTTACGTTCTGCCTCGTCGTCAGCAACTTGCAGGCATACGTGATGCATTATTATCACCAAATCTAAATAATATTCATTCTGAGCGCTTAAGTCAGGCTGACTGGGAGATGGTTTCATTACTATTACACGGTGAATCCCTAAAAAAGATTGCCCATTCACAGAACCTACCTTATCACCGCATCATCTATCGCCTGAATCAGCTGATTACACACCTGGGATTGCCACACCGCCAACGCTTTTTGCACCTGATACACCGTCTTAATGTTACCTCTCCTCATTTAATTTAA
- the fimZ gene encoding fimbria biosynthesis transcriptional regulator FimZ, which translates to MKPASVIIMDEHPIVRMSIEVLLEKNSNIEVVLKTDDSRAAIDHLRTYPVDLVILDIELPGADGFTLLKRIKSLQEKTRVLFLSSKSESFYAGRAIRAGANGFVSKRKDLNDIYNAVKMILSGYSFFPSDTLNFINNINIRKGELNDMPLSNREVTVLRYLANGLSNKEIAEQLLLSNKTISAHKANIYSKLGLHTIVELIDYAKMHELM; encoded by the coding sequence ATGAAACCAGCATCCGTTATCATTATGGACGAACACCCTATTGTCAGAATGTCGATAGAAGTGCTGCTCGAAAAAAATAGTAATATCGAGGTAGTACTGAAAACCGATGACAGTCGCGCGGCAATAGATCATCTGCGTACCTATCCTGTCGACCTCGTCATTCTGGACATTGAACTGCCTGGCGCCGATGGATTTACCTTACTCAAGAGAATTAAATCACTGCAGGAAAAAACGCGGGTACTGTTTTTGTCCTCAAAATCTGAATCATTTTACGCCGGACGTGCTATCCGGGCAGGCGCAAATGGTTTCGTCAGTAAACGGAAGGATCTGAACGATATCTATAATGCGGTTAAAATGATTTTATCCGGGTATTCTTTCTTCCCATCCGATACGCTTAACTTTATTAATAACATTAATATACGTAAAGGAGAGCTGAATGACATGCCGCTTTCAAATCGTGAAGTTACAGTTCTGCGTTATCTGGCAAATGGGTTGTCCAATAAAGAAATTGCTGAGCAGTTATTACTCAGCAATAAAACGATCAGTGCGCACAAAGCCAATATCTACTCCAAGCTGGGTTTGCATACCATTGTCGAACTCATCGATTATGCGAAAATGCATGAATTAATGTAA
- the sfmF gene encoding fimbria assembly protein: MTKKRSRVIRTLLVVAAALSFSSLSRADTSLGEINIELRGNVVDFTCAVIASDSNKYVDLGTWPTKQLKTSGDTTQPMSFSLKLEGCPPGSASITFSGTPAAGTTLLALDDAVMAQKVAIELRDRDRTRLPLEQASQTVAIDNNGNATLTFFANYIALADGVQPGLARADATFMINYN; this comes from the coding sequence ATGACTAAGAAGAGATCAAGGGTCATACGCACACTGTTGGTGGTCGCAGCCGCGCTGTCATTCAGCTCGCTAAGTCGGGCGGATACCTCGTTGGGTGAGATCAATATTGAGCTGCGCGGTAACGTGGTGGACTTTACCTGCGCCGTGATTGCCAGCGACAGCAATAAATACGTGGACCTGGGCACCTGGCCGACAAAGCAGTTGAAAACCAGCGGCGATACCACTCAACCGATGTCTTTTTCGCTAAAGCTGGAAGGCTGCCCACCGGGATCGGCGTCAATCACCTTTTCCGGTACGCCCGCAGCGGGCACCACGCTACTGGCGCTGGATGATGCGGTGATGGCGCAAAAGGTGGCGATTGAACTGCGTGACCGCGATCGCACGCGATTACCGCTCGAACAGGCCAGCCAGACGGTGGCAATTGATAACAATGGCAATGCCACGCTAACCTTTTTCGCGAACTATATTGCTTTAGCGGATGGTGTTCAGCCCGGACTTGCCAGGGCTGATGCGACGTTTATGATCAACTACAACTAA
- the fimH gene encoding type 1 fimbria D-mannose specific adhesin FimH gives MKRQTGLLLGSALLLLANSSWATVCQNSNGTPTDVFYDLSNVFNSSNNHPGQVVTLPEKSGWIGVNATCPAGTTVDYTYRSYVTDLPVQSTEGGFQYLKLNDYLLGAMSITDSYAGLFYPPRNNIRMGTHPNVPKQKPFGVMDSKLVFKLKVIRSFINMVPIPRQTMFRVYVTTSTGDALSVPVYTISYSGKVEVPQNCEVNAGQVVEFDFGDIGASLFSKAGSGNRPEGVNPQTKTIAIKCTNVAAQAYLTMRVEAEKSSGQMMVSDNADLGFIVADSSGVPLTPNNLSSTIPFRLDDNAAASVSIRAWPVSVTGNKPAEGPFTARGYLRVDYD, from the coding sequence ATGAAACGACAAACTGGTTTGTTACTCGGGAGTGCTTTACTGTTGCTGGCAAATTCGTCATGGGCAACGGTTTGCCAGAATTCGAACGGAACGCCGACGGATGTCTTTTACGATCTGTCGAATGTCTTTAACAGCAGCAACAACCATCCTGGACAGGTGGTGACATTGCCGGAAAAGTCCGGCTGGATTGGCGTCAATGCCACCTGTCCGGCCGGGACGACGGTGGATTACACCTATCGCAGCTATGTGACGGATCTTCCGGTGCAAAGCACAGAAGGGGGCTTTCAGTACCTGAAGCTTAATGACTACCTGCTGGGGGCCATGAGCATTACCGACAGCTACGCCGGGCTGTTTTATCCTCCACGTAATAATATCCGTATGGGGACTCACCCGAACGTACCCAAGCAGAAGCCCTTTGGCGTAATGGATTCAAAACTGGTGTTCAAATTAAAAGTGATCCGCTCATTTATTAATATGGTGCCGATCCCCCGGCAAACGATGTTCAGAGTCTATGTCACGACCAGCACCGGCGATGCGCTGAGTGTACCGGTTTACACCATCAGCTATAGCGGTAAGGTCGAAGTACCACAAAACTGCGAAGTGAATGCAGGGCAGGTTGTTGAATTTGATTTTGGTGATATCGGTGCCTCGCTGTTTAGCAAGGCTGGGTCGGGAAATCGACCAGAAGGCGTCAACCCGCAAACCAAAACGATAGCGATAAAATGCACTAATGTTGCCGCGCAAGCCTATCTGACCATGCGCGTAGAGGCCGAAAAATCCTCCGGGCAAATGATGGTATCGGACAACGCTGATTTAGGTTTCATTGTTGCCGACAGCAGCGGCGTACCGCTGACCCCTAACAACCTGTCCAGTACAATTCCGTTTCGCCTGGATGATAACGCAGCCGCGAGTGTCAGTATCCGGGCGTGGCCGGTTAGCGTGACAGGCAATAAGCCGGCGGAAGGGCCATTTACCGCCCGTGGATATCTGCGAGTGGATTATGACTAA
- a CDS encoding fimbrial biogenesis usher protein, whose translation MNKTTYLPGLLPGVTLPLAGVALSTLAAVFPLSGHGESYFNPAFLSADTASVADLSRFEKGNHQPEGVYRVDIWRNDEFIATQDVHFATSTAKTGEKSGGLMPCFGLDWVKRLGVNTAAFPALNQDPNSTCINLPEAIPGSEIAFDFSALRLNISLPQASMLNSARGYIPPEEWDEGIPAALVNYSFTGSRGSDSDSYFLSMLSGLNYGPWRLRNNGAWSYSKGDGYHSQSWKNIGTWLQRAIIPLKGELVMGDSNTGNDVFDSVGFRGARLYSSDSMYPDSLQGYAPTVRGIARTAAKLTIRQNGYVIYQSYVSPGAFSITDLNPTSSSGDLEVTVDEKDGSQQRYTVPYSTVPLLQREGRMKYDLVAGDFRSGNSQQSSPFFVQGTLIAGLPEGYTAYGGTQLASRYSALVFGTGRNLGDWGAVSVDLTHARSQLADDSTHQGQSLRFLYAKSLNNVGTNFQLLGYRYSTRGFYTLDDVAYRNMEGYEYEYDSEGNRHKVPVVQSYHNLSYSKKGRFQINISQNLGDYGSLYVSGSQQTYWNTSDTNTWYQLGYASGWQGISYSLSWSWSESVGIADTDRILAFNMSVPFSLLTGRRYTRDNALDRTYATFNANRNSNGQNSWQSGIGGTLLDGRNLSYSVNQGHSSTNGYSGSASANWQAAYGTLGMGYNYDRDQHDYNWQLSGGVIGHADGITLSQPLGDTNVLIKAPGAQGVRIENQTGVQTDWRGYAVMPYATVYRYNRVALDTNSMNNHTDVENNVSSVVPTQGALVRAAFDTRIGVRALITVQLAGKPVPFGSIVRETASGVTSMVGEDGQIYLSGLPLKGELLIQWGEGAKARCTAHYALPEESLKQAVTLTNVTCKRPSA comes from the coding sequence ATGAATAAGACAACGTATTTACCTGGCCTGTTACCGGGGGTTACGCTACCGCTAGCGGGCGTGGCGTTGTCCACGCTGGCAGCGGTATTTCCGCTATCAGGCCACGGGGAAAGCTATTTTAACCCTGCATTTTTATCTGCGGATACGGCGTCCGTGGCAGATTTGTCGCGTTTTGAAAAAGGTAATCACCAGCCTGAAGGCGTCTACCGTGTAGATATCTGGCGCAATGATGAGTTTATTGCCACCCAGGATGTCCATTTTGCCACCAGTACGGCTAAAACCGGCGAGAAATCCGGTGGGCTGATGCCGTGTTTTGGTCTCGACTGGGTTAAGCGTCTGGGCGTTAACACGGCGGCGTTTCCGGCGCTCAATCAGGACCCGAACAGTACCTGTATTAATTTGCCCGAGGCGATCCCAGGCAGCGAAATCGCCTTTGATTTCTCTGCACTGCGCCTGAATATCAGTTTGCCGCAGGCCAGTATGCTAAACAGCGCGCGTGGCTACATCCCACCAGAGGAGTGGGATGAAGGCATTCCGGCGGCGCTGGTTAACTACAGCTTTACTGGCAGTCGCGGGAGCGACTCTGACAGCTATTTCTTAAGCATGCTGAGCGGCCTGAATTACGGTCCCTGGCGACTCAGAAATAACGGTGCCTGGAGTTATTCCAAAGGTGACGGCTATCATTCGCAGAGCTGGAAAAATATCGGGACCTGGCTTCAGCGCGCCATTATTCCGCTGAAAGGCGAACTGGTGATGGGCGACAGCAATACCGGTAACGACGTCTTTGACAGCGTCGGGTTTCGCGGTGCGCGGCTCTATTCTTCAGACAGCATGTATCCAGATAGCTTGCAGGGGTATGCGCCCACTGTTCGCGGTATTGCCCGTACTGCAGCGAAGCTGACCATCCGCCAGAACGGTTATGTTATCTACCAAAGCTATGTGTCGCCAGGCGCGTTCTCGATTACCGACCTCAACCCTACGTCGTCCAGTGGTGACCTTGAAGTGACGGTGGATGAAAAAGATGGCAGTCAGCAGCGCTATACGGTGCCGTACTCCACGGTTCCGTTGTTACAGCGTGAGGGGCGCATGAAGTATGACCTGGTGGCCGGGGATTTCCGCAGCGGTAACAGCCAGCAATCATCACCGTTTTTCGTCCAGGGCACGTTAATAGCCGGGCTGCCCGAAGGGTATACCGCCTATGGCGGCACGCAGCTGGCCTCACGTTACAGTGCGCTGGTGTTTGGCACCGGGCGTAATCTGGGCGACTGGGGCGCGGTCTCCGTCGATTTAACCCATGCGCGCAGCCAACTGGCGGATGACAGCACTCACCAGGGGCAATCGCTGCGTTTCCTGTACGCAAAATCACTGAATAACGTGGGCACCAATTTCCAGCTGTTGGGATATCGCTATTCGACGCGCGGGTTTTATACCCTCGACGACGTGGCGTACCGCAATATGGAAGGTTATGAGTACGAATATGACAGCGAAGGCAATCGTCATAAGGTGCCAGTGGTACAGAGCTATCACAATCTGAGCTACAGCAAAAAAGGCCGTTTTCAGATCAACATTTCGCAGAATCTCGGGGACTACGGATCGCTGTATGTCTCGGGGAGTCAGCAAACCTACTGGAATACGTCTGATACCAATACCTGGTATCAACTCGGCTATGCCAGTGGCTGGCAGGGAATTAGCTATTCGCTCTCCTGGTCGTGGAGCGAATCGGTAGGGATCGCCGATACCGACAGGATTCTGGCTTTCAATATGTCGGTGCCGTTCAGTCTGCTGACCGGCCGACGCTATACGCGTGATAACGCGCTCGACCGCACCTATGCCACCTTTAACGCTAACCGTAATAGCAACGGACAAAACAGCTGGCAGAGCGGGATTGGCGGTACGTTGCTTGACGGGCGCAACCTGAGCTACAGCGTGAATCAGGGTCACAGCAGCACCAATGGTTACAGCGGTAGCGCCAGCGCAAACTGGCAGGCGGCCTATGGCACGCTAGGCATGGGATACAACTATGACCGCGACCAGCACGACTATAACTGGCAACTCTCCGGTGGCGTGATAGGGCATGCGGACGGCATTACCCTTAGCCAGCCTCTGGGTGATACCAATGTGCTGATTAAAGCCCCTGGCGCCCAGGGCGTAAGGATAGAGAACCAGACCGGCGTGCAGACTGACTGGCGCGGTTACGCGGTCATGCCGTATGCCACCGTCTATCGCTACAACCGCGTGGCGCTGGATACCAATTCAATGAACAACCATACCGATGTGGAAAATAACGTCAGCAGCGTGGTGCCGACGCAGGGAGCGCTGGTGAGGGCGGCGTTTGATACGCGTATTGGCGTGCGAGCGTTGATCACGGTTCAACTGGCTGGAAAACCCGTGCCGTTCGGTTCCATTGTGCGAGAAACCGCCAGCGGTGTGACCAGTATGGTGGGGGAAGATGGACAAATCTACCTGAGCGGTCTGCCGCTAAAAGGCGAGTTGCTGATCCAGTGGGGCGAAGGTGCGAAGGCACGCTGCACGGCGCACTATGCCTTGCCGGAGGAGAGTTTGAAACAAGCGGTGACGCTCACCAATGTGACCTGCAAACGCCCGTCGGCATGA
- the fimC gene encoding type 1 fimbria chaperone FimC, with protein MFNYLKSGFIIFFALFASGSVQAAGGIALGATRVIYPAEAKQTSLAISNSDTKERFLVNSWIENSAGVKEKAFVVTPPLFVSEPKSENTLRIIYAGQPLPTDRESLFWMNVKAIPSVNKNSLEGKNVLQLAILSRIKLFVRPNNLPQIPEDAPGMLQFSRSGNQLKITNPSAYYVTLVNLNVGKTKVDNVMVAPKNATQIPVPAGVQGNVTFQTVNDYGAVTPAKTVSVR; from the coding sequence ATGTTTAATTATCTTAAATCAGGTTTTATTATTTTCTTCGCCTTATTTGCTTCCGGTAGCGTACAGGCTGCTGGTGGAATTGCATTAGGTGCCACCCGCGTTATTTATCCTGCCGAGGCTAAACAAACTTCTCTGGCAATTAGCAACAGTGATACCAAAGAACGTTTCCTGGTTAATTCATGGATTGAGAATAGCGCAGGCGTTAAAGAAAAAGCATTTGTGGTGACACCGCCGCTGTTTGTCAGCGAACCCAAAAGCGAAAATACGCTGCGTATTATCTATGCCGGACAGCCTCTGCCCACCGACCGCGAATCGCTGTTCTGGATGAACGTGAAGGCGATTCCGTCCGTCAATAAAAACAGCCTTGAAGGTAAAAACGTTCTGCAACTGGCGATCCTGTCGCGCATTAAACTCTTTGTCCGACCGAATAATCTGCCGCAAATACCAGAAGATGCGCCCGGCATGTTGCAATTTTCTCGTTCTGGTAACCAGTTGAAAATTACGAATCCGTCAGCCTATTACGTCACGCTGGTCAACCTCAATGTGGGAAAAACGAAGGTTGATAACGTTATGGTGGCACCGAAAAACGCGACGCAGATCCCGGTGCCTGCAGGTGTTCAGGGCAACGTGACGTTTCAGACGGTCAATGATTACGGCGCAGTGACCCCTGCCAAAACGGTCAGCGTGCGTTGA